In one Streptomyces sp. T12 genomic region, the following are encoded:
- a CDS encoding MOSC domain-containing protein, whose product MGTVTALHRYPVKSMLGEAVTAVSVTERGMSGDRMYAVLDETRAVGSAKHPRKWGALLRCRSRLDDSGVVRVVLPDGTALPVEDPDLDVRLSELLGRQVFVSADVPEQGRLERAVPEYEGGVPEAVREAASVDATGQSITTGSVAPGTFFDFGQVHLVTTAALARMRTVYPAGDYDARRFRPNLVVDTNEGPGFPEDAWPGSCLRVGEALFRVVVPTPRCVVPTLGHDELPPDPGIMRAVAREHRIPVFDLGRLSCLGVYLEVLEAGTVRVGDVVTLTRPRPPRGDLVGSSPADA is encoded by the coding sequence ATGGGGACTGTGACGGCGTTGCACCGGTATCCGGTGAAGTCGATGCTGGGGGAGGCCGTGACCGCCGTGTCGGTCACGGAACGCGGAATGTCCGGCGACCGGATGTACGCCGTGCTCGACGAGACGCGCGCCGTGGGCAGCGCCAAGCATCCGCGCAAGTGGGGGGCGTTGCTGCGCTGCCGGAGCCGCCTGGACGATTCCGGCGTGGTCCGGGTCGTGCTGCCGGACGGCACTGCCCTTCCGGTGGAGGATCCTGATCTGGACGTACGGCTGTCCGAGCTGCTGGGCCGCCAGGTGTTCGTGTCGGCCGACGTGCCGGAGCAGGGCAGGCTCGAGCGCGCTGTGCCGGAGTACGAAGGCGGTGTCCCGGAGGCTGTGCGGGAGGCGGCCTCCGTCGATGCCACAGGGCAGAGCATCACGACGGGCAGCGTCGCCCCCGGCACCTTCTTCGACTTCGGGCAGGTCCATCTCGTCACCACGGCGGCCCTGGCCCGCATGCGAACCGTGTATCCCGCCGGGGACTACGACGCGCGCCGCTTCCGGCCCAACCTGGTCGTGGACACCAACGAGGGACCGGGCTTCCCGGAAGACGCCTGGCCGGGATCGTGCCTGCGTGTGGGCGAGGCGCTTTTCCGGGTCGTGGTGCCCACACCTCGCTGCGTGGTCCCCACCCTCGGCCATGACGAACTGCCGCCGGATCCCGGCATCATGCGCGCGGTTGCCCGGGAGCACCGCATACCGGTGTTCGATCTGGGGCGGCTCTCCTGCCTCGGCGTGTACCTGGAGGTGCTGGAGGCAGGGACGGTGCGGGTGGGCGACGTGGTCACGTTGACCCGCCCCCGACCGCCCCGTGGCGACCTCGTAGGCAGTTCCCCGGCCGACGCGTAA
- a CDS encoding M55 family metallopeptidase, with amino-acid sequence MKILISADMEGATGVTWPADVLPGTPQWERCRGMFTSDVNAAVLGFFEGGADEVVINEAHWTMRNLLLERLDERAEMLTGRHKALSMVEGVQHGDVDGIAFVGYHAGAGMEGVLAHTYLANSITGVWLNDVRASEGLLNAHVVAEYGVPVVLVTGDDVACEDALGYAPEALKVAVKDHVSRYAAVCRTPARTAADIRAAAKEAAALAGRQEPVSDGPFTVAVEFDAEHLAMAATVVPGVERIGERKVAYTSERMYEGIRTFKAVTTIASAAVEEQYG; translated from the coding sequence GTGAAAATTCTCATCAGCGCCGACATGGAGGGCGCCACCGGCGTGACCTGGCCGGCCGACGTGCTGCCCGGGACGCCGCAGTGGGAGCGGTGCCGGGGGATGTTCACCTCGGACGTCAATGCCGCGGTGCTGGGATTCTTCGAGGGCGGCGCCGACGAGGTCGTCATCAACGAGGCCCACTGGACCATGCGCAATCTGCTGCTCGAACGGCTCGACGAGCGGGCCGAGATGCTCACCGGCCGGCACAAGGCGCTGTCCATGGTCGAGGGCGTGCAGCACGGCGACGTGGACGGCATCGCCTTCGTCGGCTACCACGCGGGCGCCGGCATGGAGGGCGTCCTCGCGCACACCTACCTCGCCAACTCCATCACCGGGGTGTGGCTGAACGACGTACGAGCGAGCGAGGGGCTGCTGAACGCGCACGTCGTCGCCGAGTACGGCGTGCCCGTCGTGCTCGTCACCGGCGACGACGTGGCCTGCGAGGACGCGCTCGGGTACGCGCCCGAGGCGCTGAAGGTCGCCGTCAAGGACCATGTCTCGCGGTACGCGGCCGTGTGCCGTACGCCGGCCAGGACCGCCGCCGACATCCGGGCCGCCGCCAAGGAGGCGGCCGCGCTGGCGGGCCGTCAGGAGCCGGTGAGCGACGGACCGTTCACCGTCGCCGTCGAGTTCGACGCCGAGCATCTCGCGATGGCCGCCACCGTCGTCCCCGGTGTCGAACGGATCGGCGAGCGAAAGGTGGCGTACACCAGCGAGCGCATGTACGAGGGAATCCGTACCTTCAAGGCAGTGACCACGATCGCCTCGGCCGCGGTGGAGGAGCAGTATGGCTGA
- a CDS encoding M20/M25/M40 family metallo-hydrolase: protein MADQQALEEVVTFTSDLIRIDTTNRGGGDCQERPAAEYAAARLAEAGLEPTLVERTEGRTNVVARIEGTDPSADALLVHGHLDVVPAQAAEWSVHPFSGEIRDGVVWGRGAVDMKNMDAMILAVVRAWAREGVRPRRDVVIAFTADEEASAEDGSGFLADRHAGLFEGCTEGIGEAGAFTVHDGGGRQIYPIAAGERGTGWVKLTARGRAAHGSRPNRENAVTRLAAAVTRIGAHEWPLRLTPTVRAALTELAALYGLEADLDDVDGLLEKLGPVARLVEATVRNSANPTMLEAGYKVNVIPGEAVAYVDGRYLPGVEDEFRATLDELTGPDVEWEFHHREVALQSPVDSPTYARMRAAVAEFAPEGHVVPYCMPGGTDAKQFSRLGITGYGFSPLKLPDGYDYGAMFHGVDERVPVEALHFGVRVLDRFLRTA from the coding sequence ATGGCTGACCAGCAGGCACTGGAGGAGGTCGTGACGTTCACCTCCGACCTCATCCGCATCGACACGACCAACCGTGGCGGCGGCGACTGCCAGGAGCGCCCCGCCGCCGAGTACGCCGCCGCGCGGCTCGCCGAGGCGGGCCTGGAGCCCACCCTGGTGGAGCGCACCGAGGGCCGTACGAACGTCGTCGCCCGCATCGAGGGCACCGACCCGTCGGCCGACGCGCTGCTCGTGCACGGTCATCTCGACGTGGTGCCCGCGCAGGCCGCCGAGTGGAGCGTGCACCCCTTCTCCGGGGAGATCCGCGACGGGGTGGTGTGGGGGCGGGGCGCGGTCGACATGAAGAACATGGACGCGATGATCCTGGCCGTCGTCCGGGCCTGGGCCCGGGAGGGCGTACGGCCCCGGCGGGACGTCGTGATCGCGTTCACCGCCGACGAGGAGGCGAGCGCCGAAGACGGCTCCGGATTCCTCGCCGACCGGCATGCGGGGCTCTTCGAGGGCTGCACCGAGGGCATCGGCGAGGCCGGCGCGTTCACCGTCCATGACGGAGGCGGGCGGCAGATCTACCCCATCGCGGCGGGGGAGCGCGGCACCGGCTGGGTCAAGCTCACCGCACGCGGGAGGGCCGCGCACGGCTCCCGGCCCAACCGGGAGAACGCGGTGACCCGCCTCGCTGCCGCCGTGACCCGCATCGGCGCCCACGAGTGGCCGCTGCGGCTGACCCCGACGGTCCGCGCCGCCCTCACCGAACTCGCCGCGCTGTACGGCCTGGAGGCCGACCTGGACGACGTGGACGGCCTGCTGGAGAAGCTGGGCCCGGTGGCCAGGCTCGTCGAGGCGACCGTCCGCAACAGCGCCAACCCGACGATGCTGGAAGCCGGTTACAAGGTCAACGTGATCCCGGGGGAGGCCGTGGCCTACGTCGACGGCCGGTATCTTCCCGGCGTCGAGGACGAGTTCCGTGCCACCCTCGACGAGCTCACCGGCCCCGACGTGGAGTGGGAGTTCCACCACCGCGAGGTGGCCCTCCAGTCGCCGGTGGACTCGCCGACATACGCCCGTATGCGTGCCGCCGTAGCGGAGTTCGCGCCCGAGGGGCACGTGGTGCCGTACTGCATGCCCGGCGGCACGGACGCCAAGCAGTTCTCGCGGCTCGGCATCACCGGCTACGGCTTCTCCCCGTTGAAGCTGCCGGACGGCTACGACTACGGGGCCATGTTCCACGGCGTCGACGAGCGCGTGCCGGTCGAGGCGCTGCACTTCGGCGTCCGGGTACTCGACCGCTTTCTGCGGACGGCGTAG
- a CDS encoding prolyl oligopeptidase family serine peptidase, producing the protein MRETVRTLAYGSWPSPIDAALAATHDGHPEYVGFVGDEPWWTEPRPTEGGRRTLVRRRNEEVGREAPPWKGGGGRRAGGREESVLPAPWNVRSRVVEYGGRPWAGAVVDGRPLVVFVHFADQRLYRYEEGGEPVPLTPVSAVGGGLRWVEPQLRLGRGEVWCVLEEFTGEGPTDVRRVLAAVPLDGSAAENRDAVRELTDDRRRFVTGARISPDGRRAAWLAWDHPRMPWDGTELLVADVGTDGTLGVPRTAAGGPQESIAQVDWSADGRLLYASDRSGWWNLYRDGEPLCPREEEFGGPLWKPGLRWFAPLAGGLVAVVHGRGSTALGVLDPETGEIVDAAGPWTEFEPTLAVHGEQVVAVGASPRSAHEVIELDICTGRARVIGAEHDDAVDPAYYPEPQIRTFTGPAGHEIHAHIYPPHNPGCVAPADKPPPFVVWAHGGPTGRAPLVLDLAIAYFTSRGIGIAEVNYGGSTGYGRAYRNRLREQWGVVDVEDCAAVALALADEGSADRDRLAIRGGSAGGWTAAASLTTTDVYACGTILYPILDLAGWGDGETHDLESQYLETLVGPLAEVPGRYAERSPAAHADRLTAPFLLLQGLDDVICPPTQCERFLARMEGRRVPHAYIAFEGEGHGFRRAETMIRVLESELSLYAQVFGLNPPGIPTLELTK; encoded by the coding sequence TTGAGGGAGACAGTGCGGACGCTGGCTTACGGTTCCTGGCCCTCGCCGATCGACGCGGCCCTCGCCGCCACGCACGACGGGCACCCCGAGTATGTGGGCTTCGTCGGCGACGAGCCGTGGTGGACCGAGCCGCGGCCCACGGAGGGCGGGCGGCGCACTCTCGTGCGGCGGCGGAATGAGGAGGTGGGGCGCGAAGCGCCTCCTTGGAAGGGTGGTGGCGGGAGACGGGCGGGCGGCCGGGAGGAGTCGGTGCTGCCCGCGCCGTGGAACGTGCGCAGCCGGGTCGTCGAGTACGGCGGACGGCCGTGGGCCGGCGCGGTGGTCGACGGCCGGCCGCTCGTCGTCTTCGTCCACTTCGCCGACCAGCGGCTCTACCGGTACGAGGAGGGTGGCGAGCCGGTCCCGTTGACTCCCGTGTCTGCGGTGGGCGGTGGACTGCGCTGGGTGGAGCCGCAGTTGCGGCTCGGGCGCGGTGAAGTGTGGTGCGTGCTGGAGGAGTTCACCGGCGAGGGGCCCACCGATGTGCGGCGCGTCCTGGCCGCCGTCCCGCTGGACGGCTCGGCGGCCGAGAACCGCGACGCCGTACGCGAACTCACCGACGACCGGCGCCGGTTCGTCACCGGAGCGCGGATCTCGCCCGACGGCCGGCGCGCGGCATGGCTCGCCTGGGACCATCCGCGGATGCCGTGGGACGGTACGGAGCTGCTGGTCGCGGATGTCGGCACCGACGGCACGCTCGGCGTCCCGCGGACCGCCGCCGGGGGACCGCAGGAATCGATCGCGCAGGTCGACTGGTCGGCCGACGGACGGCTGCTGTACGCGAGCGACCGCAGCGGCTGGTGGAACCTCTACCGCGACGGTGAACCGCTGTGCCCGCGCGAGGAGGAGTTCGGCGGGCCGCTGTGGAAGCCGGGCCTGCGCTGGTTCGCCCCGCTGGCGGGCGGGCTCGTCGCGGTGGTGCACGGTCGCGGCTCGACCGCCCTCGGGGTGCTGGATCCGGAGACCGGTGAGATCGTCGATGCGGCGGGCCCCTGGACGGAGTTCGAGCCCACGCTCGCGGTGCACGGCGAGCAGGTGGTCGCCGTCGGCGCCAGCCCTCGCAGCGCGCACGAGGTGATCGAACTCGACATCTGTACGGGCCGGGCCCGGGTCATCGGCGCCGAGCACGACGACGCCGTCGACCCCGCCTACTACCCCGAGCCGCAGATCCGCACCTTCACCGGCCCCGCCGGACACGAGATCCACGCGCACATCTACCCGCCCCACAACCCCGGTTGCGTGGCCCCCGCCGACAAGCCGCCGCCGTTCGTCGTCTGGGCGCACGGCGGCCCCACCGGCCGGGCGCCCCTCGTCCTCGACCTGGCCATCGCCTACTTCACCTCGCGCGGCATCGGGATCGCCGAGGTCAACTACGGCGGCTCCACCGGGTACGGCCGGGCGTACCGCAACCGGCTGCGCGAGCAGTGGGGCGTGGTCGACGTCGAGGACTGCGCCGCGGTCGCGCTCGCCCTCGCCGACGAGGGCAGCGCCGACCGCGACCGGCTCGCCATCCGCGGTGGCAGCGCGGGCGGCTGGACCGCGGCCGCGTCGCTCACCACCACCGACGTCTACGCGTGCGGCACGATCCTCTACCCCATCCTCGACCTGGCCGGCTGGGGCGACGGAGAGACCCACGACTTGGAGTCGCAGTACCTGGAAACCCTGGTCGGACCGCTCGCCGAAGTCCCGGGACGCTACGCGGAACGCTCACCCGCCGCGCACGCCGACCGTCTCACCGCGCCGTTCCTGCTGCTGCAGGGCCTGGACGACGTCATCTGCCCGCCCACCCAGTGCGAGCGGTTCCTGGCCCGCATGGAGGGACGCCGGGTGCCGCACGCCTACATCGCCTTCGAAGGGGAGGGGCACGGCTTCCGGCGGGCGGAGACGATGATCCGCGTCCTGGAGTCCGAACTCTCCCTGTACGCCCAGGTCTTCGGACTGAACCCGCCCGGGATCCCGACCCTGGAGCTCACCAAGTGA
- a CDS encoding LD-carboxypeptidase — MNQSVRPLVRPSRLAPGARVAVVAPSGPVPEERLQAGLDVLRGWDLDPVVASHVLDRHDAFGYLAGTDADRAADLQTAWCDPSVDAVLCARGGYGVQRMIDLLDWEAMRAAGPKVFVGFSDITVLHEAFATRLGLATLYGPMAAGIDFIKNARAQEHLKATLFEPESVRTITSTGSALVPGRARGVTLGGCLCLLAAEAGTSHARTSARGGLLCLEDVGEETYRLDRYLTQLLRAGLFDGVRGVLLGSWQECEPYERVRALLRDRLGGLGVPVVEEFGFGHCEGALTIPFGVGAELDADAGTLILDEPALR, encoded by the coding sequence GTGAATCAGTCCGTACGGCCACTGGTACGGCCGTCCCGGCTCGCCCCCGGCGCCCGCGTGGCCGTCGTCGCCCCCAGTGGGCCGGTGCCCGAGGAGCGGCTGCAGGCCGGGCTCGACGTGCTGCGGGGCTGGGATCTCGACCCGGTGGTGGCCTCCCACGTGCTCGACCGGCATGACGCGTTCGGCTATCTGGCGGGCACGGACGCCGACCGGGCCGCCGATCTGCAGACCGCCTGGTGCGATCCGTCCGTGGACGCGGTGCTGTGCGCCCGGGGCGGTTACGGAGTGCAGCGGATGATCGACCTGCTCGACTGGGAGGCGATGCGGGCGGCCGGACCGAAGGTCTTCGTCGGGTTCAGCGACATCACCGTGCTGCACGAGGCGTTCGCCACCCGGCTGGGTCTGGCCACGCTCTACGGGCCGATGGCGGCGGGCATCGACTTCATCAAGAACGCGCGGGCACAGGAGCACCTGAAGGCCACGCTGTTCGAGCCGGAGTCGGTGCGCACGATCACCTCCACCGGGTCCGCGCTGGTCCCCGGCCGGGCGCGGGGCGTCACGCTCGGCGGCTGCCTCTGCCTGCTCGCCGCCGAGGCGGGCACCTCGCACGCCAGGACCTCCGCGCGCGGCGGACTGCTGTGCCTGGAGGACGTGGGCGAGGAGACGTACCGCCTCGACCGCTATCTCACCCAACTCCTTCGCGCCGGCCTGTTCGACGGAGTGCGGGGCGTGCTGCTCGGGTCGTGGCAGGAGTGCGAGCCGTACGAGCGGGTGCGTGCGCTGCTTCGGGACCGACTGGGTGGCCTCGGTGTGCCCGTTGTGGAGGAGTTCGGGTTCGGGCACTGTGAAGGTGCGCTGACGATCCCCTTCGGGGTCGGCGCCGAACTGGACGCCGACGCGGGGACGTTGATCCTCGACGAGCCCGCTCTGCGCTGA
- a CDS encoding CocE/NonD family hydrolase translates to MSRRVPRFRAPLALVLGATLTAPLALTAPAAAATGQFTVTALKFTVQAGGRTCTVDADLYRPAGVDRAHPAPAVLATNGFGGSKSDGSTDAIGKAFAQRGYVSLVYSGLGFGKSGCLISLDDPTIDGVAASRLVDFLGGRRAADDGTKADFVTLDAPGDPRVGMVGGSYGGAIQLATAAVDQRLDALVPMITWNDLAYSLDPNNTIGSGSVPGAFKWQWANGFYLIGEGQPLLEPSLDPSRINSLACLHFVTKACDTVRTLNSGRYPAKQTAELLAYARSVSPVSYLSRVKAPTLLVQGQADSLFNLNEATATYKTLKGQGTPTKMIWQSWGHSGGITDPAAGELNLGQGNLETSYVGRRILAWFDRYLGKKSVDTGPAFAYYRDWITDPNGTYATADRVPAPSRTLYLSGDGKLVDNRSKVVRGSRTYTNWLVSTSHSESSLYGILGLPDPAPHDTPGTYLGWTSEPLGRTTDVVGAPRATLKVLSPKAERTQHSPDAADKLVLFAKLYDVAPDGSRTLVHRLVAPVRVPDVTKGFTVTLPGIVHRYEKGHRLRFVISASDDAYFGNRGIKPVTVVSAPGDTGVLQLPVVG, encoded by the coding sequence GTGTCCCGTCGTGTGCCCAGATTCCGAGCCCCACTCGCCCTCGTCCTCGGCGCCACGCTCACCGCACCCCTCGCGCTCACCGCTCCGGCCGCCGCTGCGACCGGCCAGTTCACCGTCACCGCCCTGAAGTTCACCGTCCAGGCAGGCGGCCGTACGTGCACGGTCGACGCCGACCTGTACCGGCCCGCGGGCGTGGACCGCGCCCACCCCGCGCCCGCCGTCCTCGCCACCAACGGCTTCGGCGGCAGCAAGTCCGACGGCTCGACCGACGCCATCGGCAAGGCCTTCGCTCAGCGCGGGTACGTCTCCCTCGTCTACTCGGGGCTCGGCTTCGGCAAGTCCGGCTGCCTGATCTCGCTCGACGACCCCACCATCGACGGCGTCGCCGCCTCGCGGCTGGTCGACTTCCTGGGCGGCAGGCGCGCCGCCGACGACGGCACGAAGGCCGACTTCGTCACCCTCGACGCCCCCGGCGACCCGCGCGTCGGCATGGTGGGCGGCTCCTACGGCGGGGCCATCCAGCTGGCCACGGCCGCGGTCGACCAGCGACTCGACGCCCTGGTCCCGATGATCACCTGGAACGACCTGGCGTACTCCCTCGACCCGAACAACACCATAGGCAGCGGCAGCGTGCCCGGCGCCTTCAAATGGCAGTGGGCCAACGGCTTCTACCTCATCGGCGAGGGCCAGCCCCTGCTGGAGCCGAGCCTCGACCCCTCCCGCATCAACTCCCTCGCCTGTCTGCACTTCGTCACCAAGGCCTGCGACACCGTCCGCACCCTCAACTCCGGCCGCTACCCGGCGAAGCAGACCGCCGAGCTGCTCGCCTACGCACGCAGCGTCTCGCCGGTGTCGTACCTGAGCCGCGTCAAGGCACCCACCCTCCTCGTCCAGGGCCAGGCCGACAGCCTCTTCAACCTCAACGAGGCGACGGCGACGTACAAGACGCTCAAGGGCCAGGGAACGCCGACGAAGATGATCTGGCAGTCCTGGGGCCACAGCGGCGGCATCACCGACCCGGCAGCCGGTGAACTCAACCTAGGCCAGGGAAACTTGGAGACCAGTTACGTCGGCCGTCGCATCCTCGCCTGGTTCGACCGCTACCTGGGGAAGAAGAGCGTCGACACGGGACCGGCCTTCGCCTACTACCGGGACTGGATCACTGACCCCAACGGCACCTACGCCACCGCCGACCGCGTCCCCGCCCCGAGCCGGACCCTCTACCTCTCCGGCGACGGCAAACTCGTCGACAACCGCAGCAAGGTGGTGCGCGGCAGTCGTACGTACACCAACTGGCTTGTCTCCACGAGCCATTCGGAGAGCTCGCTGTACGGGATCCTCGGGCTGCCGGACCCGGCACCGCACGACACCCCGGGCACCTACCTCGGCTGGACCAGCGAGCCGCTCGGGCGCACCACCGACGTCGTGGGCGCGCCCCGGGCCACGCTGAAGGTCCTCTCCCCGAAGGCCGAGCGGACCCAGCACTCCCCGGACGCCGCCGACAAGCTCGTCCTGTTCGCCAAGCTGTACGACGTCGCCCCCGACGGCAGTCGGACGCTGGTGCACCGGCTGGTCGCGCCGGTGCGGGTGCCCGACGTCACGAAGGGCTTCACCGTGACCCTGCCGGGGATCGTGCACCGGTACGAGAAGGGGCACCGGCTGCGGTTCGTGATCTCCGCGAGTGACGACGCGTACTTCGGGAACCGGGGGATCAAGCCGGTGACCGTGGTCAGCGCGCCCGGGGACACGGGGGTGCTCCAGCTGCCGGTGGTCGGCTGA
- a CDS encoding DUF1049 domain-containing protein: MTAKTSESGGRAGGQRRGLGGALTPARVAVLVLVALALIFIFENTRETEIRLLVPLVTMPLWLALLGMGVIGALFGAYFMTRRR; the protein is encoded by the coding sequence ATGACCGCGAAGACGTCGGAGAGCGGCGGGAGGGCCGGCGGGCAGCGCAGAGGCCTGGGCGGGGCGCTGACCCCCGCCAGGGTCGCCGTTCTGGTGCTCGTCGCCCTCGCGCTGATCTTCATCTTCGAGAACACCCGCGAGACCGAGATCCGGCTGCTGGTCCCCTTGGTGACGATGCCGCTGTGGCTGGCGCTGCTCGGCATGGGCGTCATCGGTGCGCTGTTCGGGGCGTACTTCATGACGCGGCGCCGCTAG
- a CDS encoding GNAT family N-acetyltransferase, with translation MPHPPSRYLAEGPRVGIRHFTYEDGGEFTARARESKELHQPWLFPPDSAAAYAAYAGRLIEDPTKAGFLVCEKGDGGGIAGFININNIVAGAFQSGALGYGAFTHAAGRGLMREGLDLVVGHAFGPMRLHRLEINVQPANTASIALARACGFRLEGFSPSMLFIDGAWRDHQRWAVTAEMRA, from the coding sequence ATGCCTCACCCTCCGTCCCGCTATCTCGCCGAGGGCCCCCGTGTGGGCATACGCCACTTCACCTACGAGGACGGTGGCGAGTTCACCGCGCGTGCCCGGGAGAGCAAGGAACTGCACCAGCCGTGGCTCTTCCCGCCGGACAGCGCCGCGGCGTACGCCGCCTACGCGGGGCGGCTGATCGAGGATCCGACCAAGGCGGGGTTCCTGGTCTGCGAGAAGGGCGACGGCGGGGGCATCGCCGGGTTCATCAACATCAACAACATCGTCGCGGGCGCCTTCCAGAGCGGCGCCCTCGGTTACGGCGCCTTCACCCACGCGGCCGGGCGGGGCCTGATGCGGGAGGGCCTGGACCTGGTGGTGGGCCATGCCTTCGGGCCGATGCGGCTGCACCGGCTGGAGATCAACGTCCAGCCCGCCAACACCGCCTCGATCGCCCTCGCCCGCGCCTGTGGCTTCCGCCTGGAGGGCTTCTCGCCGAGCATGCTCTTCATCGACGGGGCGTGGCGCGACCATCAGCGGTGGGCCGTCACCGCCGAGATGCGGGCTTGA
- a CDS encoding DUF6204 family protein, with translation MSEQHTYRVIVRGTWDGLTDEARARLLAEAAEHGLSSMRFSEEGSLSYEPSPLKHFSMRYVVVSDAADGEEMAGAIAEDRAETTLRELGYGFGALKSTVTDLDTMKINFKPASRR, from the coding sequence ATGAGCGAGCAGCACACGTACCGGGTGATCGTCCGGGGCACCTGGGACGGGCTCACCGACGAGGCCCGGGCGCGGCTGCTCGCCGAGGCCGCCGAGCACGGTCTGAGCAGCATGCGGTTCTCCGAGGAGGGCTCGCTCTCCTATGAACCGTCACCGCTCAAGCATTTCTCGATGCGGTACGTGGTGGTCTCGGACGCGGCGGACGGCGAGGAGATGGCCGGCGCGATCGCGGAGGACCGCGCCGAGACCACGCTCCGGGAGCTGGGCTATGGCTTCGGCGCCCTGAAGTCGACGGTCACCGACCTCGACACGATGAAGATCAACTTCAAGCCCGCATCTCGGCGGTGA